The following proteins are encoded in a genomic region of Arcobacter cloacae:
- a CDS encoding antibiotic biosynthesis monooxygenase family protein, with translation MYGVIFEVEIQENKKDEYLQIATKLKEQLINEKGFISIERFQSLVNENKLLSLSFWEDEKSILNWKKNLDHFAAQKKGRESIFKDYRIRVVEVKRDYTLQSSDFKDR, from the coding sequence ATGTACGGGGTTATTTTTGAAGTGGAGATACAAGAGAATAAAAAAGATGAATATTTACAAATTGCTACTAAGTTAAAAGAGCAGTTAATAAATGAAAAAGGTTTTATATCGATTGAAAGATTTCAATCATTAGTAAATGAAAATAAACTTTTATCTTTATCTTTTTGGGAAGATGAGAAATCTATTTTAAATTGGAAGAAAAATCTTGACCATTTCGCCGCTCAAAAAAAAGGTAGAGAGTCAATATTTAAGGATTATAGAATACGAGTTGTTGAGGTAAAAAGAGATTACACTTTACAATCAAGTGATTTTAAAGATAGATAG
- a CDS encoding 2-isopropylmalate synthase — protein sequence MSFKKYQQYPIVQNFKREWADKTITYAPIYCSVDLRDGNQALINPLKVEQKLEYFKALVKMGFKQIEVSYPSASDTDFNFTRKLIEENLVPDDVAIQILIPAKKEWIKKSVEAMKDVKNGIFHLYNPTNEFQRRVVFQKSDDEIIQMAIEAMQYLVELTKDFKGKVTYQYSPESFSQTDLEFAVKICNEVINVVKPTKENKMIINLPNTLEACTANVYADRIEWMCKNLHNREALIISVHPHNDRGTSVASAELAVLAGADKVEGTLFGNGERAGNLDIINFAFNIYSQGIDPKLDLSIIDEVKAMYEEKTQLFVHPRHPFVGDMIFTAFSGGHQDAIKKGIDFYRQTNSQSWNVPYLPIDPKDIKRGYEKVIRVNSQSGKGGVSFIISEFLGVNMSKDEAIKFGLVIKEESDRLKRELEKEEIIKLYKKLNS from the coding sequence ATGAGTTTCAAAAAATATCAACAATATCCTATTGTGCAAAATTTCAAAAGAGAGTGGGCAGATAAAACTATAACATACGCGCCAATTTATTGTAGTGTAGATTTAAGAGATGGAAATCAAGCTTTGATAAATCCTTTAAAGGTTGAGCAAAAATTGGAGTATTTTAAAGCTTTAGTAAAAATGGGCTTTAAACAAATAGAGGTTAGTTATCCAAGTGCTAGTGATACAGATTTTAACTTTACTAGAAAATTAATCGAAGAGAATTTAGTGCCTGATGATGTGGCTATTCAGATTTTGATTCCTGCAAAAAAAGAGTGGATTAAAAAAAGTGTAGAAGCTATGAAAGATGTAAAAAATGGAATTTTTCACTTATATAATCCAACAAATGAGTTTCAAAGAAGAGTTGTTTTTCAAAAAAGTGATGATGAGATAATTCAAATGGCTATTGAAGCTATGCAATATTTAGTTGAACTAACAAAAGATTTTAAAGGAAAAGTAACTTATCAATATTCACCAGAGAGTTTTTCTCAAACTGATTTAGAGTTTGCTGTAAAGATTTGTAATGAAGTTATAAATGTGGTAAAACCAACAAAAGAAAATAAGATGATAATAAACTTACCAAATACTCTTGAAGCTTGTACAGCAAATGTTTATGCAGATAGAATAGAGTGGATGTGTAAGAATTTACACAATCGTGAAGCTTTGATAATTAGTGTTCATCCTCATAATGATAGGGGAACTTCTGTGGCAAGTGCTGAGTTAGCTGTACTTGCAGGAGCAGATAAAGTTGAAGGAACATTGTTTGGAAATGGTGAGCGAGCAGGGAACTTGGACATAATAAATTTTGCTTTTAATATCTATTCACAAGGGATTGACCCAAAACTTGATTTATCAATAATTGATGAGGTAAAAGCTATGTATGAAGAAAAAACACAACTTTTTGTGCATCCAAGACATCCATTTGTTGGTGATATGATATTTACTGCTTTTAGTGGTGGACATCAAGATGCTATAAAAAAAGGAATAGATTTTTATAGACAAACAAATAGCCAAAGTTGGAATGTGCCATATTTACCAATTGACCCAAAAGATATAAAAAGAGGGTATGAAAAAGTAATACGTGTAAACTCTCAATCAGGAAAAGGTGGAGTAAGTTTTATAATAAGTGAATTTTTAGGTGTAAATATGAGTAAAGATGAAGCTATAAAATTTGGTTTAGTTATAAAAGAAGAATCTGATAGATTAAAAAGAGAGTTAGAAAAAGAGGAAATAATCAAACTATACAAAAAGTTAAATAGTTAA
- a CDS encoding TrkH family potassium uptake protein has product MEHKYVKSIFLGYILIIFTGAIILSLPICHIGELKFIDALFTAASATCVTGLIVTSTSENFTFLGEFVILTLIQIGGIGYMSLVIIFFLFIKENLNIDEKRAMKQSLELPTLHVGGFLKKILLFVLLIELIGAIILTNQFLDKFEFLDALWFGIFHSISAFNNAGFSLFTDSLMSYQSDTISILTIGFLVILGGLGYFVLIEIYENKKFSKRFTIHTRIMLYGTIILIFSGMVLFLSIEWNNPKTFGELPFYEKILNAFFLSVNFRTSGFNSIDIGALKDSSLFFSTLFMMTGAGQGSTAGGMKITTVAILIITVFFILKGSNQEPNIFKRTIEQKIINKALVIIIFSSFLVLFATLVLVETQNLPFIKILFEVVSAFGTVGVSTGNGDILSFSEQFDSFGKSIIIVLMIAGRLGVFAFGLILVGKAKTTHFKYPVGRIII; this is encoded by the coding sequence ATGGAACATAAATATGTAAAATCAATATTTTTAGGTTATATATTGATTATTTTCACGGGAGCAATTATTTTATCTTTACCTATTTGTCATATCGGAGAATTAAAATTTATAGATGCTCTTTTTACAGCAGCAAGTGCTACATGTGTAACTGGATTAATTGTAACAAGTACATCTGAAAATTTCACTTTTTTAGGAGAATTTGTAATCTTAACACTCATTCAAATAGGTGGAATAGGATACATGTCTTTAGTAATAATCTTTTTTTTATTTATTAAAGAAAATTTGAATATAGATGAAAAAAGAGCAATGAAACAATCTTTAGAATTACCAACATTACATGTTGGAGGTTTTTTAAAAAAGATTTTACTTTTTGTATTATTAATAGAATTAATTGGAGCAATTATTTTAACAAATCAATTTTTAGATAAATTTGAATTTTTAGATGCTCTTTGGTTTGGAATATTTCATAGTATAAGTGCTTTTAATAATGCAGGTTTTTCACTTTTTACAGATAGTTTGATGTCATATCAAAGTGATACTATTTCTATATTAACAATTGGTTTTTTAGTTATTCTAGGAGGTTTAGGATATTTTGTTTTAATTGAAATTTATGAAAATAAAAAATTTTCAAAACGATTTACTATTCATACAAGAATTATGCTTTATGGAACTATTATTTTGATTTTTTCTGGTATGGTTTTATTTTTATCAATAGAGTGGAATAATCCTAAAACTTTTGGAGAATTACCATTTTATGAAAAGATATTAAATGCTTTCTTTTTATCAGTAAATTTTAGAACGAGTGGATTTAATAGTATTGATATTGGGGCTTTAAAAGATTCATCTTTGTTTTTCTCAACTTTGTTTATGATGACGGGAGCTGGACAAGGAAGTACGGCTGGTGGTATGAAAATCACTACTGTTGCTATTTTGATTATAACTGTATTTTTTATTTTAAAAGGAAGTAATCAAGAACCAAATATTTTTAAAAGAACAATTGAACAAAAGATTATAAATAAAGCGTTGGTAATTATCATTTTTTCATCTTTTCTTGTTCTTTTTGCTACTTTAGTATTGGTTGAAACACAAAATTTACCTTTTATAAAAATTTTATTTGAAGTGGTTTCAGCTTTTGGAACTGTTGGTGTATCAACAGGAAATGGAGATATTTTGAGTTTTTCAGAACAATTTGATAGTTTTGGGAAAAGTATTATTATCGTTTTAATGATAGCAGGAAGATTAGGTGTTTTTGCCTTTGGATTAATTTTAGTTGGAAAAGCAAAAACGACACATTTTAAATACCCAGTTGGAAGGATTATTATATGA
- the ybaK gene encoding Cys-tRNA(Pro) deacylase, with the protein MTPAINLLKKNKCDFKIHKYDHDPECTNFGDEAVEKLGLDANQVYKTLLVELTPRELVVCVLPVANQLSLKEVASVFDVKKAVMASKDEAQKVTGYLLGGISPLGQKKVHRTVLDESVNAFKTIFVSGGKRGVDIEVNPNDLKKLLNAKIGKIVS; encoded by the coding sequence ATGACACCCGCAATTAATTTACTAAAAAAAAATAAATGTGATTTTAAAATACATAAATATGACCATGACCCTGAATGTACAAATTTTGGTGATGAAGCTGTAGAAAAATTGGGCTTAGATGCTAATCAAGTATATAAAACTTTACTTGTGGAATTAACTCCAAGAGAGTTGGTTGTTTGTGTTTTACCTGTTGCAAATCAGCTCTCATTAAAAGAGGTTGCTTCTGTTTTTGATGTTAAAAAAGCTGTTATGGCTTCAAAAGATGAAGCACAAAAAGTAACTGGTTATTTACTTGGAGGAATTTCACCTTTAGGGCAAAAAAAAGTTCATCGAACAGTTTTGGATGAGAGTGTAAATGCTTTTAAAACAATTTTTGTAAGTGGTGGAAAAAGAGGTGTTGATATAGAAGTAAATCCTAATGATTTAAAAAAATTACTAAATGCAAAGATTGGAAAAATTGTTTCTTAA
- a CDS encoding outer membrane protein: MKKSLLTISLLASFSTILNATNFDTKISIGATSAKINDKSYTQFGLGYTANTRLNNDILLGFGNSLSYGNVSSNVDVYTADMDLRVGYELINDLTAYAIGTGVYQYLDDSSGFGLGYGASLEYKLTQNVALEASYKTTNMRYSTNDYDYDTSNIAIKFNY, encoded by the coding sequence ATGAAAAAAAGTTTATTGACTATTTCATTATTAGCAAGTTTTTCAACAATTTTAAATGCAACAAATTTTGATACAAAAATATCAATTGGTGCAACATCAGCAAAGATAAATGACAAATCATATACTCAATTTGGATTAGGATATACAGCAAATACAAGATTGAATAATGACATACTTTTAGGATTTGGAAATAGCTTATCTTATGGAAATGTAAGTAGTAATGTTGATGTTTATACTGCTGATATGGATTTAAGAGTAGGGTATGAATTAATCAATGATTTAACTGCTTATGCAATAGGAACAGGAGTTTATCAATATCTTGATGATAGTTCTGGGTTTGGACTTGGTTATGGAGCTTCTTTAGAGTATAAATTAACTCAAAATGTGGCACTTGAAGCAAGTTATAAAACTACAAATATGAGATATTCAACTAATGATTATGACTATGATACTTCAAATATTGCTATAAAGTTCAACTATTAA
- a CDS encoding agmatinase family protein has translation MSYRTLEEEIKVLELGLPPQEGDGFIGGRLNPEEASLVLVPVPWEATVSYGEGTANAPDAIRTSSHQLDVETFHYIKPYTAGIAMLKTDKSLHKLSNKARKKALKVIEALENGKTSKKALEFVNEASKVLNNAVYEKSIEQINQGKFVAVVGGDHSCPLGLIKALSDTQTESFGILHVDAHHDLREAYEGFTYSHASIFYNVMKECEKVSNLVQVGIRDYSKEEATRMINYGSKGACLYDTLMQSELASGKSLEEVFAPYINQLPQNVYLSIDIDGLEPLNCPNTGTPVPGGLRYGELEHLIFMIVKSGKNIIGFDLCEVGDSADGWDANVGSRVLYQLCGALLASQGKIQYK, from the coding sequence ATGTCATACAGAACTTTAGAAGAAGAGATAAAAGTATTGGAACTTGGACTTCCTCCACAAGAGGGAGATGGTTTTATTGGTGGAAGATTAAATCCTGAAGAAGCAAGTTTAGTTTTAGTTCCCGTTCCTTGGGAAGCTACTGTTTCATATGGAGAAGGAACAGCAAATGCACCTGATGCAATCAGAACTTCAAGCCATCAACTCGATGTGGAAACTTTCCACTATATCAAGCCTTACACAGCTGGAATTGCTATGCTTAAAACTGATAAAAGTTTACATAAACTAAGTAATAAAGCTAGAAAAAAAGCTTTAAAAGTTATAGAAGCTCTTGAAAATGGAAAAACTTCTAAGAAAGCTTTAGAGTTTGTAAATGAAGCATCAAAAGTTCTAAATAATGCAGTTTATGAAAAATCAATTGAGCAAATAAATCAAGGAAAGTTTGTTGCTGTTGTTGGTGGTGACCATTCATGCCCACTTGGACTTATAAAAGCTTTAAGTGATACTCAAACTGAATCTTTTGGAATTTTACATGTGGATGCTCATCATGATTTAAGAGAGGCTTATGAAGGGTTTACATATTCTCACGCTTCAATTTTTTATAATGTTATGAAAGAGTGTGAAAAAGTTTCAAATCTAGTTCAAGTAGGTATTAGAGATTACAGTAAAGAAGAAGCTACAAGAATGATAAATTATGGTTCAAAAGGTGCATGTTTATATGATACTTTAATGCAATCAGAACTTGCTAGCGGAAAATCACTTGAAGAAGTTTTTGCACCATATATAAATCAACTTCCACAAAATGTTTATCTATCAATAGATATTGATGGTTTAGAGCCATTAAACTGCCCAAATACAGGAACTCCAGTTCCTGGTGGATTAAGATATGGAGAATTAGAACATCTTATATTTATGATTGTAAAAAGTGGTAAAAATATCATAGGATTTGATTTATGTGAAGTTGGAGATAGTGCTGATGGTTGGGATGCAAATGTTGGCTCACGTGTACTATACCAATTATGTGGTGCATTACTTGCAAGTCAAGGAAAAATCCAATACAAATAA
- a CDS encoding AraC family transcriptional regulator, whose protein sequence is MKSDIFKNPKLDFIELRYVEDIKDCVKMHLHEELTITAIKQGSLSLIFNDTSITVKPNEIAIINSQIPHSATTNEKSKDGYVLYLEKDYLKNLDFNFSSAFELIKNKNIYKSFIKLCDCLLDIKISLIEKEENLYLFCLAFFSFEQTEQNYKEESTLAMNIKKYLDESYLEEFILDELALKFDLTVVHLIRVFKKEFGLPIHSYILNKKVHLAKELLTSNISISQIAQNSGFFDQSHLNRSFKRIFQITPKEYQKNIFSKC, encoded by the coding sequence ATGAAATCAGATATCTTTAAAAATCCAAAACTAGACTTTATAGAGTTACGATATGTAGAAGATATAAAAGATTGTGTAAAGATGCATTTACACGAAGAACTTACAATCACTGCAATAAAACAAGGTTCATTAAGTCTTATTTTTAATGATACTTCAATAACAGTAAAACCAAATGAAATTGCTATCATAAATAGTCAAATTCCCCATAGCGCAACAACAAATGAAAAATCAAAAGATGGATATGTTTTATACTTGGAAAAAGATTATTTAAAGAATTTAGATTTTAATTTTTCATCTGCTTTTGAGTTAATCAAAAATAAAAACATCTATAAAAGTTTTATAAAGTTATGTGATTGTTTACTTGATATTAAAATCTCTTTGATAGAAAAAGAAGAGAATCTTTATCTATTTTGTCTGGCATTTTTCTCTTTTGAACAAACAGAACAAAACTATAAAGAAGAATCAACTTTAGCAATGAATATAAAAAAATATTTAGATGAAAGTTATCTTGAAGAGTTTATTTTAGATGAGTTAGCTTTGAAGTTTGATTTAACAGTTGTTCATCTAATACGAGTATTTAAAAAAGAGTTTGGACTTCCAATTCACTCATATATTTTAAATAAAAAAGTTCATCTAGCAAAAGAGTTATTGACTTCCAATATCTCTATTTCTCAAATAGCACAAAATAGTGGTTTTTTTGACCAAAGCCACTTAAATAGAAGTTTTAAAAGAATCTTTCAAATTACACCAAAAGAGTATCAAAAAAATATTTTTTCAAAATGTTAA
- a CDS encoding DNA alkylation repair protein — MAEQLKNLYSKEFIEKLANKLFLSYPNFEKENFINSIFDNTWQDLELKARMRHIALILHKFLPSSYDKQLEILKEAKEDFTGLEAMIFQDFVEVFGLNDFSNSMNALEVFTINSSSEFAIRQFILKYEDKTMNQMKLWAKSKNEHIRRLASEGCRPRLPWAIALPKFKQNPTKVLEIIELLKNDKCLYVQKSVANNLNDISKDNPQLVIDFVKQNIGKTKELDWICKHACRTLLKKGDKEVLDLFNFDKSHHINLTNFCYDKNIFLNEDFNFSFEINSHEVIGNIRVEYIIYYLKSNNNHNKKVFMISQNSIESTKKRFQKKQSFKNMTTRKHYIGTHFIGILINGVEVLKEEFYLNDTRN, encoded by the coding sequence ATGGCAGAACAACTAAAAAATTTATATTCAAAAGAGTTTATTGAAAAATTGGCAAACAAACTTTTTTTGAGTTATCCAAACTTTGAAAAAGAAAATTTTATAAACTCTATTTTTGATAATACTTGGCAAGATTTAGAACTAAAAGCTAGAATGAGACACATTGCTCTTATTTTGCATAAATTTTTGCCTTCTTCTTATGATAAACAACTTGAAATTTTAAAAGAAGCAAAAGAGGATTTTACTGGACTTGAAGCTATGATTTTTCAAGATTTTGTTGAGGTTTTTGGGCTAAATGATTTTTCTAATTCTATGAATGCTTTGGAAGTTTTTACTATAAATTCAAGTAGTGAGTTTGCAATAAGACAGTTTATTTTGAAATATGAAGATAAAACAATGAACCAAATGAAACTTTGGGCAAAAAGTAAAAATGAACATATAAGAAGATTAGCAAGTGAAGGGTGTCGTCCAAGACTTCCTTGGGCTATTGCTCTTCCAAAATTCAAACAAAATCCAACAAAAGTTTTGGAAATAATAGAACTTTTAAAAAATGACAAATGTTTATATGTTCAAAAATCTGTGGCAAATAATCTAAATGATATTTCAAAAGATAATCCACAACTTGTAATAGATTTTGTAAAACAAAATATAGGAAAAACAAAAGAGTTAGATTGGATTTGTAAACATGCTTGTCGTACACTTTTGAAAAAAGGAGATAAAGAAGTATTAGATTTGTTTAATTTTGATAAATCTCATCATATAAATCTCACAAATTTTTGTTACGATAAAAACATATTTTTAAATGAAGATTTTAATTTTTCATTTGAGATAAATTCCCATGAAGTTATTGGAAATATTAGAGTTGAATATATTATTTATTATTTAAAATCAAATAATAATCATAATAAAAAAGTTTTTATGATAAGTCAAAATAGTATAGAATCAACAAAAAAAAGATTTCAAAAAAAGCAGAGTTTTAAAAATATGACAACTAGAAAACACTATATAGGAACTCATTTTATAGGAATTTTGATAAATGGTGTAGAAGTTTTAAAAGAGGAGTTTTATTTAAATGACACCCGCAATTAA
- a CDS encoding potassium channel family protein, protein MKTVAVIGLGKFGFYIAKSLSRLDVKVIAVDNDEKKVQEISEYVDNAYIIDSTSKQALEEVGIYNLNTVIVSIGENIEASILTVMALKDLNNQNIIAKAITSTHGEILSKIGAFKVIYPEKIAGRMLVKKLIDNITVEEIDVSNSIKMIKLVANENLIFKKIIDIENEFKNLKIISYKSDGNWFLNIDSNYKIKKDDLLVFLGESKYTKEFYSKI, encoded by the coding sequence ATGAAAACAGTAGCTGTTATTGGTTTAGGAAAATTCGGATTTTATATTGCAAAAAGTTTGTCAAGATTAGATGTAAAAGTAATTGCTGTAGATAATGATGAAAAAAAAGTACAAGAAATAAGTGAATATGTAGATAATGCCTATATAATTGATAGTACAAGTAAACAAGCCTTAGAAGAAGTTGGAATTTATAATTTAAATACAGTTATTGTAAGTATTGGTGAAAATATTGAAGCTAGTATTTTGACTGTAATGGCTTTAAAAGATTTGAACAATCAAAATATTATAGCAAAAGCAATTACTTCTACACATGGAGAAATTTTATCAAAAATTGGAGCTTTTAAAGTTATTTATCCTGAAAAAATTGCTGGAAGAATGCTTGTAAAAAAACTTATAGATAATATTACAGTTGAAGAAATAGATGTTAGTAATTCTATAAAAATGATTAAATTAGTTGCAAATGAAAATCTTATATTCAAAAAAATAATAGATATTGAAAACGAGTTTAAAAACCTAAAAATAATTTCTTATAAAAGTGATGGAAATTGGTTTTTAAACATTGATTCTAATTATAAAATAAAAAAAGACGATTTGTTGGTTTTTTTAGGAGAATCAAAATATACAAAAGAGTTCTATTCAAAAATATAA
- a CDS encoding NAD-glutamate dehydrogenase domain-containing protein, translated as MATHDINAICSQILTTEDLIVEEQLFQEVINNKIVTKILDNKGSKYIKIFSKEQLFLSHITPLLHNFGFEIIDEVTYNVMDKKDTIFISRFNLSNPNLEKIELAKSNIEDIITFSLKDTTVKHSKAFSLVYEENFDLKKINILRAFIEYIGQAVLTINTSAILNALTVHHEITALFIEYFITKFDPQIKNRKNQLTDIEEAIKEKIKLVPHILDDRILNLMLSLLKSLLRTNYFLDRETISFKIDTKTFGKDLKGLQPNLENFIYHSDFYGVHLRMTKVSRGGLRWSDRHDDYRQEVKSLMITQEGKNSIIIPNGAKGGFVINKDSSEVTKDYFKEIYSLYINANLDLVDNMIDGKVVKNPDVVCYDEDDAYFVVAADKGTASMSDVANGIAKERNFWLGDAFASGGSNGFGHKDLGITARGAMVSTTRFFIEEGIDIHKDEISVVGIGSMSGDVFGNGMLESEKFKLVAAISQKEIFIDPNPDIKKSYQERKRLFESRDGGWANYDLSLISQGGGIFKRSDKQIELSSEIQKLIKCTKKSLSGEELCRKLLTLDVDLLFNGGVGTYVKASDENNLDLGDKQNEAVRVDASDLRAKIVCEGGNLGFTQKARIEYALNGGRINQDAIDNAGGVNTSDHEVNLKILLNIIKNQGILNEKQASETLHSLKEQVVQLVLKSNYDQACMISIDEQFSRKYPNDYIKSIEVLENHVEAFNRRDFYVPKNENLSDIIDINGSIVRPVLSSLLSYSKIFMKKILLDSTLVDEPFALQYLFRYFPQSFVGAYEQQIINHPLKREIIATMMADIVINHQGITFLSDYAKLGNDKFLLKIKSYLVAKLLFGSKEIREKIYAQDTIMSVDVQYKLINKLEYILYASTKWMVKYLQKNQLDAAHILDHKKELFALLSEVHKQKVEVLIKDDEAFNKFYSVIDYLRFAIAAIIIKENTPHSFKDVIVLFYSLIHEFNILETIMALNKVKIANSVDMALRNQVLQFIEYIVVHYTKRILDFQRVNEAPDVAFTNFIANEKDKFHKIREHLDTFMTKENKELKDIAVTVNQLMVSLI; from the coding sequence ATGGCTACACACGATATTAACGCTATTTGCTCACAAATTTTAACAACTGAAGATTTGATTGTTGAAGAACAACTTTTTCAAGAAGTTATAAACAATAAAATTGTTACAAAAATCTTAGATAATAAAGGTTCAAAATATATAAAAATTTTCTCAAAAGAGCAACTATTTTTATCACATATAACACCTCTTTTACATAACTTTGGTTTTGAAATAATTGATGAAGTTACATATAATGTTATGGATAAAAAAGATACTATTTTTATTTCAAGATTCAATCTAAGTAATCCAAACTTAGAAAAAATAGAATTAGCAAAAAGTAACATTGAAGATATAATAACTTTTTCTCTAAAAGATACAACAGTAAAACACTCAAAAGCATTTTCACTAGTTTATGAAGAGAACTTTGATTTAAAAAAGATAAATATACTAAGAGCTTTTATAGAGTATATCGGACAAGCCGTACTTACTATAAATACATCAGCTATTTTAAATGCCCTTACAGTACATCATGAAATAACAGCTTTATTTATAGAGTATTTTATAACAAAATTTGATCCTCAAATAAAAAATAGAAAAAATCAACTTACAGATATTGAAGAAGCTATAAAAGAGAAAATAAAACTTGTACCACATATTTTAGATGATAGAATTTTGAATTTGATGTTATCTCTTTTAAAATCTCTTTTAAGAACAAACTATTTTTTAGATAGAGAAACTATCTCTTTTAAGATTGATACAAAAACTTTTGGTAAAGATTTAAAAGGTTTACAGCCAAATTTAGAAAACTTTATTTATCACAGTGATTTTTATGGAGTTCATTTAAGAATGACAAAGGTTTCAAGAGGTGGGCTTAGATGGTCTGATAGACATGATGATTATAGACAAGAAGTAAAATCATTAATGATTACTCAAGAGGGTAAAAATTCTATTATTATTCCAAATGGAGCAAAAGGTGGATTTGTAATAAATAAAGATTCAAGTGAAGTTACAAAAGATTATTTTAAAGAGATTTATTCACTTTATATAAATGCAAATCTTGATTTAGTTGATAATATGATTGATGGAAAAGTTGTTAAGAATCCTGATGTTGTCTGTTATGATGAAGATGATGCATATTTTGTAGTTGCTGCTGATAAAGGAACTGCATCTATGAGTGATGTTGCAAATGGTATAGCAAAAGAGAGAAATTTTTGGTTAGGTGATGCATTTGCAAGTGGTGGAAGTAATGGGTTTGGACATAAGGATTTAGGAATAACAGCACGAGGTGCTATGGTTTCAACAACAAGATTTTTCATAGAAGAGGGAATTGATATTCATAAAGATGAAATTAGTGTTGTTGGAATTGGTTCTATGAGTGGAGATGTTTTTGGGAATGGTATGCTTGAATCTGAAAAATTCAAATTAGTTGCAGCTATTTCTCAAAAAGAGATTTTTATTGACCCAAATCCTGATATTAAAAAATCATATCAAGAGAGAAAAAGACTTTTTGAATCACGTGATGGTGGTTGGGCAAACTATGATTTATCATTGATTTCACAAGGTGGTGGAATTTTTAAAAGAAGTGATAAACAAATAGAGTTAAGTAGTGAAATTCAAAAGCTTATTAAATGTACAAAAAAGAGTCTTTCAGGTGAGGAGTTATGCAGAAAACTTTTAACTTTAGATGTTGATTTATTGTTTAATGGTGGAGTTGGAACTTATGTAAAAGCAAGTGATGAAAACAACCTTGATTTAGGGGATAAACAAAATGAAGCCGTAAGGGTTGATGCAAGTGATTTAAGAGCAAAAATTGTTTGTGAAGGTGGAAATTTAGGATTTACTCAAAAAGCAAGAATTGAGTATGCATTAAATGGCGGAAGAATAAATCAAGATGCTATTGATAATGCGGGTGGAGTTAATACTTCAGACCACGAAGTAAACTTAAAAATTTTACTTAATATCATAAAAAATCAAGGTATTTTAAATGAAAAACAAGCAAGTGAAACTCTTCATTCATTAAAAGAACAAGTGGTTCAACTCGTTTTAAAAAGTAACTATGACCAAGCTTGTATGATTTCAATTGATGAGCAATTCTCAAGAAAATATCCAAATGATTATATAAAATCAATAGAAGTTTTAGAAAATCATGTGGAAGCTTTTAATAGAAGAGATTTTTATGTTCCTAAAAATGAAAACTTAAGTGATATTATTGATATAAATGGCTCTATCGTTAGACCTGTTTTATCATCTTTATTATCATATAGTAAGATTTTTATGAAGAAAATTTTATTGGATTCTACTTTAGTTGATGAGCCATTTGCATTACAATATCTATTTAGATATTTCCCTCAATCATTTGTGGGAGCTTATGAACAACAAATTATAAATCATCCATTAAAAAGAGAGATTATTGCTACAATGATGGCTGATATTGTAATAAATCATCAAGGAATAACTTTCTTATCAGATTATGCAAAACTTGGAAATGATAAATTTTTATTGAAAATAAAATCATATTTAGTTGCAAAACTTCTATTTGGTTCAAAAGAGATAAGAGAAAAAATTTATGCACAAGATACTATTATGAGTGTTGATGTTCAATATAAACTTATAAATAAACTTGAATATATTTTATATGCAAGTACAAAATGGATGGTAAAATATCTTCAAAAAAATCAACTAGATGCAGCTCATATACTTGACCATAAAAAAGAGCTTTTTGCTTTATTATCAGAAGTTCATAAACAAAAAGTTGAAGTTTTAATAAAAGATGATGAAGCTTTTAATAAATTTTATAGTGTTATTGATTATTTAAGATTTGCAATTGCTGCTATTATTATAAAAGAGAATACACCACATTCATTTAAAGATGTAATAGTTTTATTTTATTCACTAATTCATGAATTTAACATATTAGAGACAATTATGGCATTAAATAAGGTAAAAATAGCTAATTCTGTGGATATGGCTCTTAGAAATCAAGTTTTACAATTTATTGAGTATATTGTTGTTCATTACACAAAAAGAATATTAGATTTTCAAAGGGTAAATGAAGCACCAGATGTTGCTTTTACTAACTTTATAGCAAATGAAAAAGATAAGTTTCACAAAATTAGAGAACATTTAGATACATTTATGACAAAAGAGAATAAAGAGTTAAAAGATATTGCTGTTACAGTAAATCAATTAATGGTCTCTTTAATATAA